Proteins encoded by one window of Kwoniella dendrophila CBS 6074 chromosome 9, complete sequence:
- a CDS encoding transcription elongation factor SPT4, whose translation MPPKGGSRKTELRACLICSVLQSTNDFLTQGCPNCEEILEMRGSAERVAECTSVTYDGMIAMMEPSESWVARWQRIDKKMRGIYAVRVTGRPPPDVIEAIEARGGVYRPRDAVED comes from the exons ATGCCACCGAAAGGAGGATCAAGAAAAACAGAATTAAGAGCATGTTTAATATGTTCAGTTTTACAATCGACGAATGATTTCCTAACGCAGGGTTGTCCAAATTGTGAAGAGATATTAGAG ATGAGAGGGTCAGCTGAAAGAGTAGCAGAATGTACAAGTGTGACTTATGATGGTATGATAGCTATGATGGAGCCTTCAGAAAGTTGGGTAGCTAGATGGCAACGTATAG ATAAAAAGATGAGAGGAATATATGCAGTACGAGTAACAGGAAGACCACCTCCAGATGTTATAGAAGCTATAGAAGCTAGAGGCGGTGTTTATAGACCTAGAGATGCTGTTGAAGATTAG